One window of Perca flavescens isolate YP-PL-M2 chromosome 15, PFLA_1.0, whole genome shotgun sequence genomic DNA carries:
- the rcvrna gene encoding recoverin a: MGNNKSSALSKELLQELKSNTKYSESELCTWYQSFLKECPSGKISKQQFEGIYASFFPNADPTKYARHVFRSFDTNADGTLDFKEYIVALHLTSGGKTMQKLEWAFALYDVDGNGTISKNEMLEIVKSIFNMIPADDQKNLPEDENTPEKRADKIWEFFGKKDDDKISEGEFIQGVMDNKDILRLIQYDEPQKIKDKLKERKN; the protein is encoded by the exons ATGGGGAATAATAAGAGCAGCGCTTTGTCAAAAGAACTCCTGCAGGAGCTGAAATCCAACACGAAATATTCAGAGTCCGAGCTCTGCACCTGGTACCAGTCCTTCCTGAAGGAGTGTCCCAGCGGGAAGATCAGCAAGCAGCAGTTTGAAGGCATCTATGCCAGCTTCTTCCCAAACGCAGACCCCACAAAGTATGCACGGCATGTGTTCAGGAGTTTCGACACCAATGCAGATGGCACTTTGGACTTTAAGGAGTACATCGTTGCTCTGCATCTAACATCCGGGGGAAAGACTATGCAGAAGCTGGAGTGGGCCTTTGCCCTGTATGACGTGGACGGGAATGGAACCATCAGCAAAAATGAAATGCTAGAGATTGTTAAG TCAATATTCAACATGATTCCTGCTGACGACCAAAAGAACCTCCCAGAGGATGAAAACACGCCGGAGAAGAGGGCGGACAAAATCTGGGAATTCTTCGGGAAGAAGGACGACG ATAAAATCTCAGAGGGAGAATTCATTCAGGGTGTGATGGACAACAAGGACATCCTGCGGTTGATACAATACGATGAGCCTCAGAAAATCAAAGACAAACTGAAAGAGAGGAAGAATTAA